In the genome of Acidobacteriota bacterium, one region contains:
- the rpmJ gene encoding 50S ribosomal protein L36, with translation MKVRASVKKICDKCKVIHRKGVVRVICENSKHKQRQG, from the coding sequence ATGAAGGTGCGAGCGTCAGTAAAGAAGATCTGCGACAAGTGCAAGGTCATCCACCGCAAAGGCGTGGTGCGGGTGATCTGCGAGAACTCGAAGCATAAACAGAGGCAGGGCTAA
- the rpsK gene encoding 30S ribosomal protein S11: MAKQPVDKTITPGAAPATGAPEKKGKKKQFKKREKKHVPHGIVYIQATFNNTIVTITDGTGQTISWKSSGSLGFRGSRKGTPFAAQQAAMNAANMAREHGLRSVEVRVSGPGSGRESAIRALAAAGIEVRSIRDVTPIPHNGCRPPKRRRV; the protein is encoded by the coding sequence ATGGCAAAGCAACCAGTCGATAAGACGATCACTCCGGGAGCCGCACCAGCGACCGGAGCGCCCGAGAAAAAGGGCAAGAAGAAGCAGTTCAAGAAGCGCGAGAAGAAGCACGTTCCACACGGGATCGTGTACATCCAGGCCACGTTCAACAACACCATCGTCACCATCACCGATGGCACGGGCCAGACCATCTCGTGGAAGAGCTCGGGCTCGCTCGGCTTCCGCGGCTCCCGGAAAGGGACGCCGTTCGCGGCGCAGCAGGCGGCGATGAACGCCGCCAACATGGCGCGCGAGCACGGCCTGCGCTCGGTCGAGGTGCGCGTCTCCGGGCCCGGCTCCGGCCGCGAATCGGCGATCCGTGCGCTCGCTGCCGCCGGCATCGAAGTGCGTTCCATCCGCGACGTCACGCCCATCCCGCACAACGGATGCCGTCCGCCAAAGCGCAGAAGGGTGTAG
- a CDS encoding adenylate kinase gives MVSTPTSTQKAIGPIVLLGPPGAGKGTQAKRIAEHYGIPQISTGDILRANVASGTELGKQAKAIMDRGELVPDTLVQDMVAARMQQPDCARGYILDGFPRTLAQAEWLDKFFQNQRDAQLPPVVVDIQVGYNELLGRLTGRRTCPTCGRIYNVHLSPPKVNEVCDVEGSKLVTRKDDQESVIAERLKAYERQTAPLTDYYKSQGRLRVLDGSRSVDEVTTQAFQALEKAR, from the coding sequence ATGGTAAGCACTCCCACGAGCACCCAGAAAGCCATTGGACCCATCGTGCTGCTCGGCCCTCCGGGCGCCGGTAAAGGGACGCAGGCCAAGCGCATCGCCGAGCACTATGGCATCCCGCAGATCTCCACCGGAGACATCCTGCGCGCCAACGTGGCCTCGGGCACCGAGCTAGGTAAGCAGGCCAAGGCCATCATGGATCGCGGCGAGTTGGTGCCCGACACCCTGGTGCAAGACATGGTCGCCGCCCGCATGCAGCAGCCCGATTGTGCTCGCGGCTACATTCTCGATGGCTTCCCGCGCACCTTGGCGCAGGCCGAGTGGCTGGATAAGTTCTTTCAAAATCAACGGGATGCGCAGCTTCCGCCGGTTGTCGTGGATATTCAGGTCGGCTATAATGAATTGTTGGGCCGGCTCACCGGACGTCGTACTTGTCCCACCTGCGGGCGCATCTACAACGTTCATCTTTCTCCTCCCAAGGTCAATGAGGTTTGTGACGTTGAGGGGTCGAAGCTCGTCACGCGTAAAGACGATCAGGAGTCGGTGATCGCCGAACGGCTCAAGGCTTACGAACGCCAGACAGCGCCCCTTACCGACTATTACAAGTCGCAGGGTCGCTTGCGCGTTTTGGATGGCTCGCGCTCGGTCGACGAAGTCACCACGCAAGCCTTCCAGGCATTAGAGAAGGCACGGTAG
- the map gene encoding type I methionyl aminopeptidase, whose protein sequence is MPIVCKSRQELEKMRRSGSIVRTVLNELKAMVKPGITTMDLERHAERRIKEMGATPAFKGYHEYPCVLCTSLNNEIVHGIPSEKRKLQEGDIVSIDCGVVLDGFYGDAAITVAVGEKIGLEAQKLLQVTEASLNRAIEKMRIGNTVGDVGAAVQEVVEANGFSVVRDFVGHGIGTRLHEDPQVPNFGVPGHGARLREGMVLAIEPMVNVGKPGARVLDDNWTAVTEDGSISAHFEHCVAVTKDGPLVLTA, encoded by the coding sequence ATGCCGATAGTGTGTAAGTCGCGCCAAGAGCTCGAGAAGATGCGGCGGAGCGGTTCCATCGTCCGCACCGTGCTCAACGAGCTCAAGGCCATGGTGAAGCCGGGCATCACGACCATGGACCTGGAGCGGCACGCCGAGCGGCGCATCAAGGAAATGGGCGCCACGCCGGCGTTCAAGGGATATCACGAGTATCCCTGCGTGCTCTGCACCTCGTTGAACAACGAGATCGTCCACGGCATTCCGTCGGAAAAACGGAAGCTGCAGGAAGGCGACATCGTCTCTATCGATTGCGGCGTGGTGCTCGACGGTTTCTACGGCGATGCGGCCATCACCGTGGCGGTGGGCGAGAAGATCGGCCTGGAAGCGCAGAAGCTCCTCCAGGTCACGGAAGCTTCGCTCAACCGCGCGATCGAGAAGATGCGCATCGGCAACACCGTGGGCGACGTAGGCGCGGCGGTGCAGGAAGTGGTTGAGGCGAATGGCTTCAGCGTGGTCCGCGATTTTGTCGGCCACGGTATCGGGACGCGTTTGCACGAGGATCCGCAGGTGCCGAATTTCGGCGTCCCCGGCCACGGCGCGCGCTTGCGGGAAGGCATGGTTCTGGCCATCGAGCCGATGGTCAATGTGGGCAAGCCGGGTGCGCGCGTGCTCGACGATAACTGGACGGCAGTCACCGAAGATGGCTCCATCAGCGCCCACTTCGAACACTGCGTCGCGGTCACGAAAGATGGCCCACTGGTCTTGACGGCCTAG
- a CDS encoding DNA-directed RNA polymerase subunit alpha, whose translation MVLWKGFQKPKRLATDTETLTDRYGRFWAQPFERGFGTTVGNALRRVLLSSIEGAAVTAVKIEGVLHEFQSIPGVVEDATDIILNLKQVPFKLNGEGPKAIYLKSDQPGVVTSGMIEADGDVEILDKEVYIATISEGGKLDMEMRLKRGRGYVAADKNFDEDLGLGFIPIDSVHSPVRKCNYTVEAARLGQITDYDKLTLEIWTNGSVTPTDSLGLAAKLIKDHMAIFINFEEELEAEAASDSKPEIRNENLNRSVEELELSVRSYNCLKNANIQTIGELVQKSEAEMLKTKNFGRKSLNEIKEILSSMGLSLGMRIDEQGNAVPNQSAAARIEG comes from the coding sequence ATGGTCCTTTGGAAAGGGTTTCAAAAACCGAAGCGTCTTGCTACTGACACCGAGACGCTCACTGACCGCTACGGCCGCTTCTGGGCACAGCCCTTCGAGCGCGGCTTTGGCACAACCGTCGGCAACGCGCTGCGGCGCGTGCTGCTCAGCTCCATCGAAGGCGCGGCCGTCACGGCCGTCAAGATCGAGGGGGTGCTGCACGAGTTCCAGTCCATTCCGGGCGTGGTCGAGGATGCCACCGACATCATCCTGAACCTCAAGCAAGTCCCATTCAAGTTGAACGGCGAAGGTCCGAAGGCGATCTATCTCAAGTCCGACCAGCCGGGCGTGGTGACCAGCGGCATGATCGAGGCCGACGGCGACGTCGAGATCCTCGACAAAGAGGTCTACATCGCGACCATCTCCGAGGGCGGCAAGCTCGACATGGAGATGCGCCTCAAGCGCGGACGCGGCTACGTTGCGGCCGACAAGAACTTCGATGAGGACCTTGGCCTCGGGTTCATCCCGATCGACTCGGTGCATTCGCCGGTGCGCAAGTGCAACTACACCGTAGAAGCTGCGCGTCTCGGCCAGATCACCGACTACGACAAGCTCACGCTCGAGATCTGGACCAACGGCTCGGTCACGCCGACCGATTCGCTGGGACTGGCTGCCAAGCTCATCAAGGATCACATGGCCATCTTCATCAACTTCGAGGAAGAGCTCGAAGCTGAAGCGGCCTCGGACTCCAAGCCCGAGATCCGCAACGAGAACCTCAACCGTTCCGTCGAAGAGCTCGAGCTTTCGGTGCGCAGCTACAACTGCCTGAAGAACGCCAACATCCAGACCATCGGCGAGCTGGTGCAGAAGTCGGAAGCCGAGATGCTGAAGACCAAGAACTTCGGACGCAAGTCGCTCAACGAGATCAAGGAGATACTTTCCTCGATGGGCCTCTCGCTCGGCATGCGCATCGACGAACAGGGCAACGCCGTACCGAATCAGTCGGCCGCTGCCCGTATCGAAGGCTAA
- the rpsD gene encoding 30S ribosomal protein S4 — protein MARYKDAVCRLCRREGMKLFLKGQKCFTEKCPIEKRNFPPGQHGKDRKAKIVGYGLQLREKQKTKRMYFTLEKQFRNYFEKAARTRGVTGEMLLQQLERRLDNVVYRMGFAVARRQARQLVRHGHIEVNGRKVDIPSYQVSAGDTVAVRERSRKLILVEQAKELTSHQSVPTWISADRDNYTGKILSLPKREEINMPVNEQLIVELYSK, from the coding sequence ATGGCTCGTTACAAAGATGCAGTCTGTCGTCTCTGCCGCCGGGAGGGCATGAAGTTGTTCCTCAAGGGGCAGAAGTGCTTCACCGAGAAGTGCCCGATCGAGAAGCGCAACTTCCCTCCCGGACAGCATGGCAAAGACCGTAAAGCCAAGATCGTGGGCTACGGCTTGCAGCTGCGCGAGAAGCAGAAGACCAAGCGCATGTACTTCACGCTGGAGAAGCAGTTCCGCAACTACTTCGAGAAGGCCGCCCGTACCCGTGGCGTCACCGGCGAAATGCTGTTGCAGCAACTCGAGCGCCGTCTCGACAACGTGGTCTATCGCATGGGCTTTGCCGTCGCGCGGCGCCAGGCGCGCCAGCTCGTCCGCCATGGCCACATCGAGGTCAACGGACGCAAGGTCGATATCCCTTCTTACCAGGTCTCGGCCGGTGACACCGTCGCCGTGCGCGAGCGCAGCCGCAAGCTCATCCTGGTGGAGCAGGCCAAGGAGCTCACCTCGCACCAGTCGGTGCCGACGTGGATCTCCGCCGACCGCGACAACTACACCGGCAAGATCCTCTCGCTGCCGAAGCGTGAGGAGATCAACATGCCGGTGAACGAGCAGCTGATCGTCGAGTTGTACAGCAAGTAA
- the infA gene encoding translation initiation factor IF-1: MSKEDAIEVMAVVIEPLPNAMFRVELMEGNKHQVLAHVSGRMRKNFIRILPGDKVAVELSPYDLSRGRIVYRYK, encoded by the coding sequence ATGAGTAAAGAGGACGCGATTGAAGTCATGGCAGTGGTCATCGAACCCCTGCCCAATGCGATGTTCCGGGTAGAACTGATGGAAGGCAACAAGCACCAGGTCCTGGCCCATGTCTCCGGACGCATGCGCAAGAACTTCATCCGCATCCTGCCGGGTGACAAGGTCGCGGTCGAGTTGTCGCCTTATGACCTGTCGCGCGGACGGATCGTGTATCGCTACAAATAG
- the secY gene encoding preprotein translocase subunit SecY → MLEKLANIFRVPDLRKRVFFTLGLLAVYRLGSHIPTPGINVEALKHAMEGQAGSLLGFYDLFSGGNFRRLTVFALGIMPYITASIILQLLTVVYEPLARLQKEGELGRRKITQWTRYLTVILSALQSAGIAITLQKMQGEQIVKNPGYGFIIMTMITLTAGSAFIMWLGEQITERGVGNGMSLLIFAGIVVGLPHGIAELVDKVRTNAWGALTPVAMLLLIAMMIVVVAFIVFVERSERRIPVQYAKRVVGRKVMGGQSTFLPLKVNTGGVMPVIFASSILSFPLMAAPLIRNNPTLSSWLGPTITAMGYGEPLYTLLYCIGIIFFAYFYVSIVFNPIEVADNMRKYGGFIPGIRPGRRTADYVNEVLTRITLVGALYLIVVSLIPQWMITGIHLHHLPAWLGGNFFANLPTWVTNGLGVNFYFGGTSLLIVVGVAMDTVQQIEAQLIMRHYEGFTPRSGRIRGRRAW, encoded by the coding sequence ATGCTAGAAAAATTAGCCAACATCTTCCGCGTTCCCGACCTGAGGAAGCGTGTCTTCTTCACGCTCGGCCTGCTGGCGGTCTATCGTCTCGGCTCGCACATCCCCACGCCGGGGATCAACGTCGAGGCGCTGAAGCACGCCATGGAAGGCCAGGCGGGCTCGCTGCTCGGCTTCTACGACCTGTTCAGCGGCGGCAACTTCCGCCGGCTGACGGTCTTCGCGCTGGGCATCATGCCGTACATCACGGCGTCGATCATCCTGCAGTTGTTGACGGTGGTGTACGAACCGCTGGCGCGCTTGCAGAAGGAAGGCGAACTCGGCCGGCGCAAGATCACCCAGTGGACGCGCTACCTCACCGTGATCCTCTCCGCGCTGCAATCCGCCGGCATCGCCATCACGCTGCAGAAGATGCAGGGCGAGCAGATCGTCAAGAATCCCGGCTACGGTTTCATCATCATGACGATGATCACGCTCACCGCCGGCTCCGCTTTCATCATGTGGCTGGGCGAGCAGATCACCGAGCGCGGCGTGGGCAACGGCATGTCGTTGCTCATCTTTGCCGGCATCGTCGTCGGCTTGCCGCACGGCATCGCCGAATTGGTGGACAAAGTGCGAACCAACGCCTGGGGCGCGCTCACTCCGGTGGCCATGTTGCTGCTCATCGCGATGATGATCGTCGTGGTCGCGTTCATCGTCTTCGTGGAGCGCAGCGAGCGTCGCATCCCGGTGCAATACGCCAAGCGCGTGGTGGGTCGCAAGGTCATGGGGGGCCAGTCCACCTTCCTGCCGCTCAAGGTGAACACCGGTGGCGTGATGCCGGTGATCTTCGCGTCGTCCATCCTCAGTTTCCCGCTGATGGCGGCGCCGCTCATCAGGAACAATCCCACGTTGAGCTCCTGGCTGGGGCCCACCATCACGGCGATGGGCTACGGCGAGCCGCTCTACACGCTGCTCTATTGCATCGGCATCATCTTCTTTGCGTACTTCTACGTCTCCATCGTGTTCAACCCGATCGAGGTGGCGGACAACATGCGCAAGTACGGTGGGTTCATCCCCGGCATCCGTCCCGGCCGCCGTACCGCCGACTACGTGAACGAAGTGCTTACCCGCATCACCCTGGTTGGCGCGCTCTACCTCATCGTCGTCTCGCTCATCCCGCAGTGGATGATCACCGGCATCCATTTGCATCACCTGCCGGCCTGGCTGGGCGGAAACTTCTTTGCCAACCTGCCGACCTGGGTCACCAACGGACTGGGCGTCAACTTCTACTTTGGCGGTACCTCGCTGCTCATCGTGGTTGGCGTGGCCATGGACACGGTGCAGCAGATCGAAGCGCAGCTCATCATGCGCCACTACGAAGGGTTCACGCCGCGTAGCGGACGCATTCGCGGACGGCGCGCATGGTAA
- the rpsM gene encoding 30S ribosomal protein S13, protein MARIAGVDLPRNKHVDIALTYIYGIGHSRARRIVAAAKVEPTKKVQDLNEEEVNHIRQVIESEGGVEGDLRKDVQLHIKRLIEIGSYRGQRHRRNLPVRGQRTHTNARTRKGPRKGTVANKKKVASKT, encoded by the coding sequence ATGGCACGCATTGCAGGCGTCGATCTCCCGCGTAACAAGCACGTGGACATCGCGCTCACGTACATCTACGGCATCGGACACTCGCGCGCGCGTCGCATCGTCGCCGCCGCCAAGGTCGAGCCCACCAAGAAGGTGCAGGACCTCAACGAAGAGGAAGTCAACCACATCCGCCAGGTCATCGAGAGTGAAGGCGGCGTGGAAGGCGACCTCCGCAAAGATGTGCAGCTGCACATCAAGCGCCTGATCGAGATCGGCTCGTACCGCGGCCAGCGCCATCGTCGCAACCTGCCCGTCCGCGGACAGCGCACCCACACCAATGCTCGTACCCGCAAGGGTCCGCGCAAGGGCACGGTCGCGAACAAGAAGAAAGTCGCGTCGAAGACGTAA